One genomic window of Nicotiana sylvestris chromosome 10, ASM39365v2, whole genome shotgun sequence includes the following:
- the LOC104221157 gene encoding mitogen-activated protein kinase kinase kinase 20-like yields the protein MYWKKLKALGAGSYGTVFLATPKDGSSTFVAVKSAEVKDSSSLSMEGGILDALKESPYVVQCFGEDVSVENGKHTYNLLLEYAVGGTLHDLINIYSKCKTMVEESKVAYYAFQLLTGISHVHRKGFIHCDLKPSNILVFPTIDDEYGSIVDVRLKLADFGLSLRTVENETHTYWDRGSKKCRHHRGTLLYASPESVARGIHGKAVDIWALGCIVVEIITGRRLWSCHESVDDLDFKITHEEPVIPSNVSNICKDFLVKCFEKDHNWRWTADMLLNHPFIKNATSGKYHPEDHGLISNNKVIINPFSHCESWVCKQHLFSTCFHLPSSDNFRSRYANFPAENAQRRITEAPNYSLPLC from the coding sequence ATGTATTGGAAAAAGCTGAAAGCGTTGGGTGCTGGTTCTTATGGAACTGTGTTTCTTGCCACACCAAAAGATGGTTCGTCTACTTTTGTTGCAGTGAAATCCGCAGAAGTGAAGGATTCGTCATCGCTATCAATGGAAGGAGGAATATTGGACGCGCTGAAAGAGTCGCCATACGTAGTTCAGTGCTTTGGAGAAGATGTAAGTGTCGAAAACGGTAAACATACTTATAACCTCTTGCTCGAATATGCCGTTGGTGGCACTTTGCATGATTTGATTAATATCTACTCTAAGTGTAAGACGATGGTTGAAGAATCAAAGGTTGCATACTATGCTTTTCAGCTTTTGACTGGGATTTCTCATGTTCATCGTAAGGGTTTCATTCACTGCGATCTGAAACCGAGTAATATACTTGTTTTTCCTACTATTGATGACGAATATGGTAGTATTGTGGATGTGCGCCTGAAGTTGGCTGATTTTGGGTTGTCGTTGAGAACAGTAGAGAACGAAACACATACGTATTGGGATAGAGGCTCGAAGAAGTGTCGTCATCATAGAGGGACTCTGCTTTATGCTTCGCCAGAATCTGTAGCTCGGGGGATTCATGGTAAAGCCGTTGATATTTGGGCACTTGGTTGCATAGTTGTAGAGATTATCACAGGGAGACGGTTATGGTCGTGTCATGAAAGTGTTGATGATTTGGACTTTAAGATTACACATGAAGAACCTGTGATTCCGAGTAACGTTTCTAATATATGCAAGGACTTTCTGGTCAAGTGTTTTGAAAAAGATCATAATTGGAGATGGACTGCAGATATGCTGCTTAATCATCCATTCATTAAGAATGCCACGTCCGGTAAATATCATCCAGAAGATCATGGGCTGATCAGTAATAATAAGGTTATTATTAACCCTTTTAGTCATTGCGAAAGCTGGGTTTGTAAGCAGCATTTGTTTTCAACGTGCTTTCATTTGCCTTCAAGTGATAACTTCAGATCAAGATATGCTAATTTTCCAGCAGAGAATGCACAACGTCGAATTACAGAAGCTCCTAATTACTCTCTTCCTCTGTGTTAG